A stretch of the Myxococcaceae bacterium JPH2 genome encodes the following:
- a CDS encoding FAD-binding oxidoreductase — protein sequence MNHPATARLSGWGNNLRVDCVLREPASTAQVASVMDRSGTIARGLGRSYGDAALNAGGQVLGLRWLDRYLGFEADTGVLTCEAGVSLEQIIHDFAPRGWFPLITPGTKFVTVGGCIANDVHSKAHHAHGSFSNCVEAITVLLASGEVVQASRDENADLFWATFGGMGLLGTVLNARIRLKKIETTYFRQKSVPVKDLEAMLAALEENDRAFSWSVATLDVMATGARLGRGVVSVGEPATLAELPARLAANPLRVSGPPKLAVPFELPNFTLNRLTIRVVNAVIQWLLRGAPAFGHYEGFLYPLDKIAYWNRGYGRRGFTQYQFVIPLEDGLRRMREILGTILSSGELPFLNVLKRLGKESGGVLSFPREGYTFAIDFPIRKNTVTLLRRLDAMVLDAGGRVYLGKDSYVEASTFRAMYPAVERWLAAKAKYDPQGVFTSDMARRLGLTSRP from the coding sequence GTGAATCATCCGGCGACAGCTCGACTCTCTGGCTGGGGCAACAACCTCCGGGTCGACTGCGTGCTGCGCGAACCGGCGTCGACCGCGCAGGTGGCGTCCGTGATGGATCGCTCGGGCACGATCGCGCGCGGGCTCGGCCGCAGCTATGGCGACGCGGCGCTGAACGCGGGCGGGCAGGTGCTGGGACTGCGGTGGCTCGATCGCTACCTCGGATTCGAGGCCGATACCGGCGTCTTGACCTGTGAAGCCGGCGTCAGCCTGGAACAGATCATCCACGACTTCGCGCCTCGCGGATGGTTCCCCCTCATCACTCCCGGCACCAAGTTCGTCACGGTCGGCGGGTGCATTGCCAATGACGTGCACAGCAAGGCGCACCACGCCCATGGCAGCTTCAGCAACTGCGTCGAGGCCATCACCGTCCTCCTCGCCAGTGGCGAAGTCGTTCAGGCGAGCCGCGATGAAAACGCCGACCTGTTCTGGGCGACGTTCGGCGGCATGGGCCTGCTGGGCACCGTGCTGAACGCGCGCATCCGTCTGAAGAAGATCGAGACCACCTACTTCCGGCAGAAGTCGGTGCCCGTGAAGGACCTCGAAGCCATGCTGGCCGCGTTGGAGGAGAACGATCGCGCGTTCTCCTGGTCGGTGGCGACGTTGGATGTGATGGCGACTGGCGCACGGCTCGGCCGTGGCGTGGTGTCGGTTGGCGAGCCCGCCACGCTCGCCGAATTGCCCGCGCGCCTTGCCGCCAACCCACTGCGTGTGTCGGGTCCGCCCAAGCTCGCGGTGCCATTCGAGCTGCCGAACTTCACGCTCAATCGGCTCACGATTCGCGTGGTCAACGCTGTCATTCAATGGCTCCTGCGTGGAGCGCCCGCCTTTGGCCATTACGAAGGGTTCCTCTACCCGCTCGACAAGATTGCCTATTGGAACCGCGGCTACGGCCGGCGCGGCTTTACCCAATATCAATTCGTCATCCCGCTCGAGGATGGCCTGCGCCGCATGCGCGAAATCCTGGGCACCATCCTCTCGTCGGGAGAACTGCCCTTTCTCAACGTGCTCAAACGCCTCGGAAAAGAAAGCGGCGGCGTGCTGTCCTTTCCTCGCGAGGGCTATACGTTCGCGATCGACTTTCCCATTCGGAAGAACACGGTGACGCTGCTGCGCAGGCTGGACGCGATGGTGCTGGACGCGGGTGGGCGTGTCTATCTTGGCAAGGACTCCTACGTCGAAGCCTCCACCTTCCGCGCGATGTACCCCGCGGTCGAGCGCTGGCTCGCGGCCAAAGCCAAATATGACCCCCAAGGGGTCTTCACGTCAGACATGGCACGCCGCCTGGGTTTGACGTCTCGGCCCTGA
- a CDS encoding type I restriction endonuclease subunit R gives MSPTLTEFVAEEEALRYFEELEYSVVVAQKNEPGPDRKSLGEVTLVNRLRTAMERINPGLPAAALDEGLRKVLIQEHPSLVQENRRNHRLLVDGVEVEYLRDGRVVGDRVRLIDFEDPDNNDWLVVSQFTVVEAGHNRRPDILVFLNGIPVAVIELKNAAAEDATIWTAFHQLQTYKKDIPSLFRFNEILVVSDGLDARIGSLTANRERFAPWRTIEGEALAPSNLLGLEVLVRGVFEKRRLLDFIRHFVVFEEDGAEVVKKLGGYHQFHAVQQAVEATVQAARPEGDRRVGVVWHTQGSGKSLTMAFYAGKVILHPAMQNPTLVVLTDRSDLDDQLFATFSRCHELLRQKPVQAVDRADLRHKLRVNSGGVVFTTMQKFAPEEKGDRFPLLSDRRNIIVVADEAHRSQYDFIDGFARHLRDALPGASFIGFTGTPIETTDKNTRAVFGEYISVYDIQRAVEDGATVPIYYEGRLAKLELQDSERPNIDQEFDEVTEGEEEVRRERLKSKWAQLEAVVGTEKRLAVIAKDLVRHLERRLETMEGKAMVVCMSRRICVDLYRELTKLRPEWHSDDDEKGSIKVVMTGSASDRLDWQPHIRSKGRREALATRFKNPKDELKLVLVRDMWLTGFDAPCVHTMYVDKPMRGHGLMQAIARVNRVFRDKPGGLVVDYLGLADQLKSALATYTEAGGKGSTAIDQNEAVAAMLARFEVCQAMFHGLDYQAALSAPKVLLNFLPTAQEHILKQEDGKDRFVQTVTELSRAFALAVPHEDALRVRDEVAFFQAVKAALVKRAAVDAKPEEDLDHAIRQIVSRAVAASEEVVDIFQAAGLKKPDISILSDEFLAEVRGLPQRNLALELLRKLLNDELKKRSRTNLVQSRNFSEMLERALRTYRNRAIETAQVIDELIKLAHEMREAQARGDDLGLSDDELAFYDALGLSNAALQFMGEPVLKAMARELTEIIRRNVTIDWAQRETARAKLRTLVKRLLRKYKYPPDRQEVATQTVMEQAERLCETWAEDGLLGAPAPASPDAPTSVVQLPTQEYRHGPARPLMAAETGPKLDPPPKPRRR, from the coding sequence ATGAGCCCGACACTCACCGAGTTTGTCGCAGAAGAAGAGGCGCTCCGGTACTTCGAGGAGCTGGAGTACTCGGTGGTCGTCGCCCAGAAGAACGAGCCTGGGCCTGATCGCAAGAGCCTGGGCGAGGTCACCTTGGTGAACCGGCTCCGGACCGCCATGGAGCGGATAAACCCCGGGCTGCCGGCAGCGGCTCTGGACGAGGGGCTCCGGAAGGTCCTGATTCAGGAGCACCCCTCCCTCGTTCAGGAGAACCGCCGGAATCACCGGCTTCTCGTCGATGGCGTGGAGGTCGAATACCTTCGGGACGGTCGCGTCGTCGGGGATCGGGTGCGGCTGATTGACTTTGAGGACCCCGACAACAACGACTGGCTGGTGGTGAGCCAGTTCACGGTGGTCGAGGCGGGCCACAACCGCCGTCCCGACATCCTCGTCTTCCTCAACGGCATCCCCGTCGCCGTCATCGAGTTGAAGAACGCCGCCGCCGAGGACGCCACCATCTGGACGGCCTTCCACCAGCTCCAGACCTACAAGAAGGACATTCCGTCCCTCTTCCGCTTCAACGAGATCCTCGTCGTCAGCGATGGCCTGGATGCGCGCATTGGCTCGCTCACGGCGAACCGGGAGCGGTTTGCCCCATGGCGGACCATCGAGGGTGAGGCTCTTGCGCCCTCAAACCTGCTCGGGCTGGAGGTCCTCGTCCGGGGCGTCTTCGAGAAGCGCCGCCTCCTAGACTTCATCCGGCACTTCGTTGTCTTCGAGGAGGACGGCGCGGAGGTCGTGAAGAAGCTCGGCGGCTACCATCAGTTCCATGCCGTGCAGCAGGCGGTGGAGGCCACGGTTCAAGCCGCACGGCCGGAAGGAGATCGGCGCGTCGGCGTGGTCTGGCACACGCAAGGCAGCGGCAAGAGCCTCACCATGGCCTTCTACGCCGGCAAGGTCATTCTGCATCCAGCCATGCAGAACCCGACACTGGTGGTTCTCACCGACCGGAGCGATCTCGATGACCAGCTCTTCGCGACGTTCAGCCGCTGCCATGAACTACTCCGGCAGAAGCCGGTTCAGGCGGTAGACCGCGCTGACCTCCGGCACAAGCTGCGGGTCAACAGCGGCGGCGTGGTCTTCACGACCATGCAGAAGTTCGCACCCGAGGAGAAGGGCGACCGGTTCCCGCTGCTCTCGGACCGCCGGAATATCATCGTCGTCGCCGACGAAGCGCACCGGAGCCAGTACGACTTCATCGACGGGTTCGCCCGTCACCTTCGCGACGCCCTCCCCGGAGCCAGCTTCATCGGCTTCACCGGCACGCCCATCGAGACCACGGACAAGAACACCCGGGCGGTGTTCGGCGAGTACATCAGCGTCTACGACATCCAGCGTGCCGTCGAGGACGGCGCCACGGTGCCGATCTACTACGAGGGGCGCCTCGCCAAGTTGGAGCTGCAGGACTCGGAACGTCCCAACATCGACCAAGAGTTCGACGAGGTCACGGAGGGGGAGGAGGAGGTCCGCCGGGAGCGGCTCAAGAGCAAGTGGGCCCAGCTCGAAGCGGTGGTCGGCACCGAGAAGCGGCTTGCCGTCATCGCCAAGGACCTGGTGCGGCACCTGGAGCGCCGGCTGGAGACCATGGAAGGCAAGGCCATGGTGGTCTGCATGAGCCGGCGGATCTGCGTGGACCTCTACCGCGAGCTGACCAAACTGCGGCCGGAGTGGCACAGCGACGATGACGAAAAGGGCAGCATCAAGGTCGTGATGACCGGCTCGGCGTCGGACCGACTGGACTGGCAGCCACACATCCGCAGCAAGGGGCGTCGCGAGGCGCTCGCGACCCGCTTCAAGAACCCGAAGGACGAGCTGAAGCTGGTCCTCGTCCGGGACATGTGGCTGACCGGGTTCGACGCCCCCTGCGTCCACACCATGTACGTGGACAAGCCGATGCGCGGTCACGGGCTCATGCAGGCCATCGCCCGCGTGAACCGGGTGTTCAGGGACAAGCCAGGCGGTCTCGTCGTGGACTACCTGGGCCTCGCTGATCAGCTCAAGTCCGCCTTGGCCACGTACACGGAGGCCGGTGGCAAGGGCAGCACCGCCATCGACCAGAACGAGGCCGTGGCAGCGATGCTGGCGCGCTTCGAGGTCTGCCAGGCCATGTTCCATGGTCTCGACTACCAGGCGGCGCTCAGCGCGCCAAAGGTGCTGCTCAACTTCCTGCCCACTGCACAGGAGCACATCCTGAAGCAAGAGGACGGGAAGGACCGCTTCGTCCAGACCGTCACCGAGCTGAGCCGCGCGTTCGCGCTGGCAGTGCCACACGAGGACGCTCTTCGGGTTCGCGACGAGGTGGCGTTCTTCCAGGCGGTAAAGGCGGCGCTGGTGAAGCGAGCGGCAGTGGACGCCAAGCCCGAGGAAGACCTCGACCACGCCATCCGACAGATCGTTAGCCGCGCCGTTGCCGCATCCGAAGAGGTCGTGGACATCTTCCAGGCAGCCGGCCTGAAGAAGCCGGACATCAGCATCCTCTCGGATGAGTTCCTCGCCGAAGTGCGCGGCCTGCCGCAGCGAAACCTGGCCTTGGAGCTGCTCCGGAAGCTGTTGAACGACGAGCTGAAGAAGAGATCGCGGACCAACCTCGTCCAGTCCCGGAACTTCTCGGAGATGCTGGAGCGCGCGCTCCGGACCTACCGGAACAGGGCCATCGAGACCGCACAGGTGATCGACGAGCTGATCAAGCTCGCCCATGAGATGCGTGAGGCCCAGGCGCGTGGCGACGATCTCGGACTCTCCGACGACGAGCTGGCCTTCTACGATGCCCTCGGCCTGAGCAATGCCGCGCTCCAGTTCATGGGCGAGCCGGTGTTGAAGGCCATGGCCCGGGAACTGACCGAAATCATCCGCCGGAATGTGACCATCGACTGGGCACAGCGGGAGACCGCCCGGGCGAAGCTCCGAACCCTGGTGAAGCGGTTGCTCCGCAAGTACAAGTACCCGCCGGATCGGCAGGAAGTGGCGACACAGACGGTGATGGAGCAGGCAGAGCGACTCTGTGAAACCTGGGCCGAGGACGGACTATTGGGGGCGCCAGCGCCTGCGAGCCCGGACGCTCCGACCAGCGTGGTTCAACTGCCGACGCAGGAGTATCGGCACGGTCCGGCGAGGCCGCTAATGGCCGCTGAGACTGGCCCGAAGTTGGATCCCCCACCGAAGCCCCGCCGCCGGTAG